The stretch of DNA TTTTTGGGCAATTTCTAAAACACGGTTTAACCCCATGCGCTAGTGCCGGCGGCTAGCGCACAGCAGAAAGAGTGCCCGATCTTTTTGTTGAATAACGGCCGAATGGTGGCATTTTTTTTCTTGACGGAGGCAATATGGAATTCCAGATGCTGGAAACGGAAACCAGCGGCACCATCATCAAGGTGGTTGGCGTAGGTGGCGCTGGCGGCAATGCCGTTCAGCACATGATTAACCGCGGCGTGCAAGGCGTCGATTTCATCGTGATGAATACGGATGCCCAGGCGTTGTCGCGTTCACGCGCAGCGGCTGTGATCCAGCTCGGCAGCACGGGGCTGGGTGCGGGTGCGAAGCCCGAGATGGGGCGTGCCGCAGCAGAGGAAGCACGCGAGCGCATCAGCGATGCATTGCGTGGCGCACATATGGTGTTCATCACCGCGGGCATGGGGGGCGGCACCGGTACGGGCGCTGCGCCAGTTGTCGCGCAGATTGCCAAAGAAATGGGCATTCTGACTGTTGGTGTGGTCAGCAAGCCGTTCGAATTCGAAGGCGGCAAACGGATGCGTGTGGCAGAAAGTGGCTCGCAGCAACTGGAGGATCACGTCGATTCGCTGATCGTCGTTCTCAACGACAAGCTGTTCGAGGTGATGGGCGATGACGCCGAGATGGACAAGTGCTTCCAGTGCGCAGATGACGTTCTGAACAACGCGGTCGCAGGTATTGCTGAAATCATCAACGTGGATGGTTTGGTGAACGTCGACTTCGAAGACGTGAAGACCGTCATGGGCGAGCAGGGCAAGGCGATGATGGGTACCGCGACAGTGGCCGGTGTCGACCGCGCGCGCCTTGCGGCTGAGCAGGCTGTGGCGAGTCCGCTGCTGGAAGGCATCGACTTGTCGGGTGCGCGTGGTGTGCTGGTGAACATCACGTCGAGCCGTTCGCTGCGCTTGTCGGAAACGCGCGAAGTGATGAACACGATCAAGAGCTATGCTGCAGAAGACGCTACGGTGATCTTCGGCGCGGTGTATGACGATGCAATGGGCGATGCGCTGCGCGTGACCGTGGTGGCGACAGGTCTTGGCCGTGCAATGAAGAAACAGCAGTCGGCTCCGATGACGCTGCTGCGCACCGGTACAGATAATCTGCCAATCAGTGCCGCGCAACACGGATTTACCTCACAGCAGGTTGGAACGGCGGCAGATTATGGTTCACGGGAGACGCCTACGGTATGGCGCACATTGCGCGATACCGCCGCGTCGCACGTGCAGGCATTGCAGGAAAAGGGCGTCGATACCTACGACATCCCCGCGTTCCTGCGCAAGCAGGCGGATTGAGGTACGGCGTTAAGCGAGTTGTTGTCGCGCAATGATGGGTTGTGGATGGACGAGACGGCGGACGCATGATGGGCCGCATGCAGGTAGACCCGATGAGGGTTCGGGTTGCATGCGGTGACGCCTGATGTCAGCGGAGTCAAGACGCTTGCATTAACGCGTCCGGTCGGCCTGAAGTGAGCGGTTAAGCCAATTTTTGCCGTACCAGGCTGGCCGCAACGGTGCCTTCATGCTTCGTGTAGTTCTGGTGTCGTATCAGGACAACAAAACCGTAACGTGCGTATGTCAACCTGTGATGCGGGCTGATGGATGGAAATGCCTCCATTCTGGCCATTAGCCCGCCACACTTTTTTTCTGGTAACGGGATGAAACAGATTGATACGTTCCCTATCACAACGTATCAATGTATATGCAGTATAATCCGCGCTATTGAATAAAAAATCCCGATTGGGATTCTCAATCGAGTAAAGCCATCATGCTGAAGCAGCGCACCATCAAAACAATTGTCAAGACAGTGGGTATTGGCTTGCATTCGGGCCGCAAAGTCAATCTGACGCTTCGTCCTGCTGCCCCTGATACAGGCATTGTATTTACACGCGTCGATTTACCTACTCCAGTTGAT from Paraburkholderia hayleyella encodes:
- the ftsZ gene encoding cell division protein FtsZ; the protein is MEFQMLETETSGTIIKVVGVGGAGGNAVQHMINRGVQGVDFIVMNTDAQALSRSRAAAVIQLGSTGLGAGAKPEMGRAAAEEARERISDALRGAHMVFITAGMGGGTGTGAAPVVAQIAKEMGILTVGVVSKPFEFEGGKRMRVAESGSQQLEDHVDSLIVVLNDKLFEVMGDDAEMDKCFQCADDVLNNAVAGIAEIINVDGLVNVDFEDVKTVMGEQGKAMMGTATVAGVDRARLAAEQAVASPLLEGIDLSGARGVLVNITSSRSLRLSETREVMNTIKSYAAEDATVIFGAVYDDAMGDALRVTVVATGLGRAMKKQQSAPMTLLRTGTDNLPISAAQHGFTSQQVGTAADYGSRETPTVWRTLRDTAASHVQALQEKGVDTYDIPAFLRKQAD